The following coding sequences lie in one Zingiber officinale cultivar Zhangliang chromosome 2B, Zo_v1.1, whole genome shotgun sequence genomic window:
- the LOC122046951 gene encoding cytochrome P450 86A22-like, translated as MEVVVVVVVAALCLAAYVVWFSKLAARLSGPRVWPVVGSLPGLIQHSERMHEWIADNLRACGGTYQTCICAVPGLARRQGLVTVTCDPRNLEHVLKTRFDNYPKGPTYHAVFLDLLGDGIFNSDGDTWRFQRKTAALEFTTRTLRHAMSRWVSRSIHKRLLPMLREAASAPAAAAVDLQDLLLRLTFDNICGLTFGRDPETLSQGLPENAFATAFDRATEATLNRFILPESLWRFKKRLRIGMEDTLSRSVDHVDRYLSAVIKARELELRNTDTATGPGGRHVHDDLLSRFMKKGDYSDDFLRQVALNFILAGRDTSSVALSWFFWLVSTHPAVERRILLELATVLHASRGHNTAAWLDTPLSFEEVDALVYLKAALSETLRLYPSVPEDSKHVLADDVLPDGTFVPAGSSVTYSIYSVGRMKSMWGEDCLEFRPDRWLSADGQRFEPQDAFRFVAFNAGPRICLGKDLAYLQMKSIASAVLLRHRLRVADGHRIEQKMSLTLFMKYGLKVTVENRCVDQIADEIKAKAARVVGGEPDRRN; from the coding sequence AtggaggtggtggtggtggtggtcgttGCGGCTTTATGCCTGGCGGCCTACGTCGTTTGGTTTTCTAAGCTGGCGGCGCGGCTGAGCGGGCCGAGGGTGTGGCCAGTCGTGGGCAGCCTGCCGGGGCTCATCCAGCACTCCGAGCGCATGCACGAATGGATCGCCGACAACCTGCGCGCCTGCGGCGGCACGTACCAGACGTGCATCTGCGCGGTGCCGGGACTGGCTCGGCGCCAGGGGCTGGTGACGGTCACGTGCGACCCACGCAACCTGGAGCACGTCCTCAAGACGCGCTTCGATAACTACCCCAAGGGTCCCACCTACCACGCCGTCTTCCTCGACCTCCTCGGCGACGGCATCTTCAATTCCGACGGCGACACGTGGCGATTTCAGCGAAAGACGGCGGCGTTGGAGTTCACCACGCGCACCCTTCGCCACGCCATGTCACGCTGGGTCTCCCGCTCCATCCACAAACGCCTCCTCCCCATGCTCCGGGAAGCGGCCTCGGCCcctgccgccgccgccgtcgaTCTCCAGGATCTCCTCCTCCGCCTCACCTTCGACAACATCTGCGGCCTCACCTTCGGCAGGGACCCAGAGACGCTCTCCCAGGGTCTCCCGGAGAACGCCTTCGCCACCGCTTTTGACCGCGCCACCGAGGCCACCCTCAACCGCTTCATCCTCCCGGAGTCACTCTGGCGCTTCAAGAAGCGCCTCCGGATCGGCATGGAAGACACCCTCTCCCGCAGCGTCGACCACGTAGATCGCTACCTCTCCGCCGTCATCAAGGCGCGCGAGCTCGAGCTCCGAAACACTGACACGGCCACCGGCCCCGGCGGCCGCCACGTGCACGACGACCTCCTCTCCCGCTTCATGAAGAAGGGAGACTACTCCGACGACTTCCTCCGGCAGGTGGCTCTCAACTTCATCCTGGCCGGGCGGGACACGTCGTCCGTAGCGCTCTCCTGGTTCTTCTGGCTCGTGTCCACCCACCCAGCCGTCGAGCGTCGCATCCTCCTCGAGCTCGCCACCGTCCTCCATGCGTCCCGCGGCCACAACACGGCCGCGTGGCTCGACACTCCGCTCTCCTTCGAGGAGGTCGACGCGCTGGTCTACCTCAAGGCGGCGCTGTCGGAGACGCTCCGTCTGTACCCCTCGGTACCGGAGGACTCAAAACACGTGTTGGCCGACGACGTGCTCCCGGACGGTACATTCGTGCCCGCCGGCTCCTCCGTGACCTACTCCATCTACTCGGTGGGACGGATGAAGTCCATGTGGGGGGAGGACTGCCTCGAGTTTCGCCCGGACAGGTGGCTGTCGGCCGACGGTCAGCGGTTCGAGCCGCAGGACGCCTTCCGTTTCGTGGCATTCAACGCCGGGCCAAGGATCTGCCTCGGAAAGGACCTCGCCTACCTCCAAATGAAGTCCATCGCCTCCGCCGTGCTTCTACGCCACCGCCTGCGCGTCGCCGACGGCCATCGCATCGAGCAGAAGATGTCCCTAACGCTGTTCATGAAGTACGGGCTCAAGGTGACGGTGGAGAACCGTTGTGTGGACCAAATTGCCGACGAAATCAAAGCGAAGGCCGCTCGGGTGGTCGGCGGAGAGCCCGATCGCCGAAATTGA